In Corallococcus macrosporus, the following are encoded in one genomic region:
- a CDS encoding glycosyltransferase, producing the protein MTNELHPTARPTRVAHVMYGLEMGGLEQLVVRLSQHGRERGIESVVLALGPDGPVRELLQRVNVPTVWLGGLAGMTPTAIRRLAQEVDAFGADVVHGHDVGPWLNAVATRTLRPRTPVLGTFHQTVEPQGKLRPAAMAAAMFTQSLVACGSEVRASLERWSPKLLSNVVTIENGVPLEVATGDEARRAARERLGLPQDATVVGYLGRLSEEKGPDLLVDAFLRHFADAKDTHLVMIGPGPMEASLRARAAASPLAGRVHFTGALLEASKLLPAFDVYVQPSRREGRSLSLLEAMAVGLPTVSHAIPAIQEVHRDGQTALLVPSGDVDALAGAVKRLAHDAELRSRLGEAAKREVQRYSLSTMVDTYAKLYRGAAARAQA; encoded by the coding sequence ATGACGAACGAACTGCACCCGACGGCGCGGCCTACGCGCGTGGCTCACGTGATGTATGGCCTGGAGATGGGCGGACTCGAACAGCTGGTGGTCCGGCTGTCCCAGCATGGCCGCGAGCGGGGCATCGAATCCGTGGTGCTGGCCCTGGGGCCGGACGGTCCGGTGCGCGAGCTGCTCCAGCGCGTCAACGTCCCCACGGTGTGGCTGGGAGGCCTGGCGGGCATGACGCCCACGGCCATCCGCCGGCTGGCCCAGGAGGTGGACGCCTTTGGCGCCGACGTGGTCCACGGCCACGACGTGGGGCCCTGGCTCAACGCCGTCGCCACCCGGACGCTGCGTCCGCGCACGCCCGTGCTGGGCACCTTCCACCAGACGGTCGAGCCGCAGGGCAAGCTGCGCCCCGCCGCCATGGCCGCCGCGATGTTCACCCAGTCCCTGGTCGCGTGCGGCAGTGAAGTGCGCGCCAGCCTGGAGCGCTGGAGCCCGAAGCTGCTGTCGAACGTGGTCACCATCGAGAACGGCGTGCCGCTGGAGGTCGCCACGGGCGACGAGGCCCGCCGGGCCGCCCGTGAGCGCCTGGGCCTGCCGCAGGACGCCACCGTGGTGGGCTACCTGGGCCGCCTCTCCGAGGAGAAGGGCCCGGACCTCCTGGTGGACGCCTTCCTGCGCCACTTCGCGGACGCGAAGGACACGCACCTGGTGATGATTGGCCCCGGCCCGATGGAGGCCTCGCTGCGCGCTCGAGCCGCCGCGTCGCCGCTGGCCGGACGGGTGCACTTCACGGGCGCGCTGCTGGAGGCGAGCAAGCTGCTGCCCGCGTTCGACGTCTACGTGCAGCCGTCCCGCCGTGAGGGCCGCTCGCTGTCGCTGCTGGAGGCGATGGCGGTGGGGCTGCCTACGGTGTCGCACGCCATCCCTGCCATTCAGGAGGTGCACCGCGATGGCCAGACGGCGCTGCTCGTGCCGTCCGGAGACGTGGATGCGCTCGCGGGCGCGGTGAAGCGCCTGGCCCACGACGCGGAGCTGCGTTCGCGCCTGGGTGAGGCCGCGAAGCGCGAGGTGCAGCGCTACTCGCTGTCCACGATGGTGGACACGTACGCGAAGCTCTATCGGGGTGCCGCGGCTCGCGCGCAGGCGTGA
- a CDS encoding glycosyltransferase, which produces MPHSTILHVRSTCGLYGAERALLSLAASTPQPWRAQVCSLVSPGRVDVLSGAAREQGLDALTLEVPGRFSAMAVATLASEVRRRGVGLLHAHDYKSLTLGAAASALAGVPLVATYHGDTGATPALIAYEGLARVLGNCTSAVAAVSRELTARLRRYVHRSPVVYIPNALPLSEPCTEEERLQARESLGLAPEGAVIALVGRLSVEKGPQVLLDAMQRLSRTPGATVPTLLLVGDGPLRESLEAQAQGLPVRFLGFRSEVRSVYAAADAVVMPSLREGMPLVALEAMALGRPLVASGVGELPHVLGTGRGLVVPPGDAGTLASALAGLLAAPGWRARMAQAAREYVVAHHAPERMANRYIESLYLPALMDQPHAQAAAAG; this is translated from the coding sequence GTGCCGCACTCCACCATCCTCCATGTGCGCAGCACCTGCGGCCTGTACGGCGCGGAGCGGGCGCTGCTGTCGCTGGCCGCGTCGACGCCGCAGCCGTGGCGGGCGCAGGTGTGCAGCCTCGTGTCGCCCGGACGGGTGGACGTGTTGTCGGGCGCGGCGCGTGAGCAGGGGCTGGACGCGCTGACGCTGGAGGTGCCCGGCCGCTTCAGCGCGATGGCCGTGGCCACGCTCGCCTCGGAGGTCCGCCGCCGGGGCGTGGGGTTGCTGCACGCGCATGACTACAAGTCGCTCACGCTGGGCGCCGCCGCGAGCGCGCTCGCCGGAGTGCCGCTGGTGGCCACGTACCACGGAGACACCGGTGCCACGCCCGCGTTGATTGCCTACGAAGGGCTGGCGCGAGTGCTGGGCAACTGCACGAGCGCGGTGGCCGCGGTGTCGCGCGAGCTGACCGCGCGCCTGCGCCGCTACGTCCACCGCTCGCCGGTGGTCTACATCCCCAACGCGCTGCCTCTGTCGGAGCCGTGCACGGAGGAGGAGCGTCTCCAGGCTCGCGAGTCCCTGGGGCTGGCGCCGGAGGGGGCCGTCATCGCGCTGGTGGGCCGCCTGTCGGTGGAGAAGGGGCCGCAGGTCCTGCTGGACGCGATGCAGCGCCTGTCCAGGACACCCGGAGCCACGGTGCCCACGCTGCTGCTGGTGGGCGATGGTCCGCTGCGCGAGTCGCTGGAGGCGCAGGCGCAGGGACTGCCGGTGCGCTTCCTGGGATTCCGCTCGGAGGTGCGCAGCGTGTACGCCGCGGCGGACGCGGTGGTGATGCCTTCGCTGAGGGAAGGCATGCCGCTGGTCGCGCTGGAGGCGATGGCGCTGGGACGGCCCCTGGTGGCGTCCGGAGTCGGAGAGCTGCCCCACGTGCTGGGCACGGGGCGCGGGCTCGTGGTGCCACCGGGAGATGCGGGAACGTTGGCCTCCGCGCTGGCGGGGCTGCTGGCCGCGCCGGGTTGGAGGGCGCGGATGGCGCAGGCCGCGCGGGAGTACGTCGTGGCCCATCACGCGCCGGAGCGGATGGCGAATCGGTACATCGAATCGCTCTACCTGCCCGCGCTCATGGATCAGCCTCACGCCCAGGCGGCCGCCGCCGGGTAG